One genomic segment of Intestinimonas butyriciproducens includes these proteins:
- the mce gene encoding methylmalonyl-CoA epimerase, translating to MNPTRVDHIGIGVPNLEEACKFYEALGLVSGGTEIVADQKVKVAFFPCGDSELELLESTAPDGPIAKFLEKNGGHAGIQHVAIRVPDIRAAIAEMKEKGYRMIDEEPRYGAGGASIAFVHPKSTGGVLIELTQRT from the coding sequence ATGAATCCCACAAGAGTAGATCACATTGGAATCGGCGTACCCAATCTGGAGGAGGCCTGCAAGTTCTACGAGGCGCTGGGCCTTGTCTCCGGCGGCACCGAAATCGTAGCGGATCAGAAGGTGAAGGTGGCCTTCTTCCCCTGCGGCGACAGCGAGCTGGAGCTGCTGGAGAGCACCGCCCCCGACGGCCCCATCGCCAAGTTTCTGGAGAAAAACGGCGGTCACGCCGGCATCCAGCATGTGGCCATCCGGGTGCCAGACATCCGCGCAGCCATTGCCGAGATGAAGGAAAAGGGCTACCGCATGATCGACGAGGAGCCCCGCTACGGCGCGGGCGGCGCCTCCATCGCCTTTGTACATCCCAAGAGCACCGGCGGCGTCCTCATCGAGCTGACCCAGCGGACCTGA
- a CDS encoding TAXI family TRAP transporter solute-binding subunit, whose protein sequence is MKKWTKLVCLFATMAIFLSACGGGSGSNTPAPANTNDASATTPAPANNGQREQVLFGTGTPGGVYEILGTGMVNILNQNLTDVEMVAVSPAQLQQLPAMLQSGEAAVGIGMACMFERAWAGTAEYAGNAQSDIMQVLGMYDNIYGILTLDSSPYYAVEDITEKTVVASTATNLTTIKQLITAAGTFDPEKVDYRVMSYAQAAEALGDGNADVIILTAYPYNGTLDSVASTKGVRFLTVSDETRAKHDELYPANTMMAVPADTYKGQTEERWAPTIYTVLYANKNLSEDIVYEMTKTLIENVDEIALTHPSGAGITLETTQRYLDGGIMKLDRMHPGAVKYFAENGVE, encoded by the coding sequence ATGAAAAAATGGACGAAACTTGTTTGCCTGTTTGCAACGATGGCCATCTTTTTGAGCGCTTGTGGTGGAGGGAGCGGCTCCAATACTCCGGCTCCTGCCAACACGAATGACGCTTCGGCGACTACCCCCGCGCCTGCGAACAACGGACAGCGTGAGCAGGTCCTGTTTGGCACCGGTACCCCAGGCGGCGTCTATGAGATTCTGGGCACCGGCATGGTGAATATTCTCAACCAGAACCTCACCGATGTGGAAATGGTCGCCGTCTCCCCTGCACAGCTTCAGCAGCTTCCCGCCATGCTGCAGAGCGGCGAGGCCGCTGTGGGCATCGGCATGGCCTGCATGTTTGAGCGGGCCTGGGCCGGTACTGCCGAGTATGCGGGCAATGCCCAGAGCGATATTATGCAGGTGCTGGGCATGTACGACAACATCTACGGCATTCTGACGCTGGACTCCTCTCCCTACTACGCGGTCGAGGATATCACCGAGAAGACGGTAGTCGCCTCCACCGCCACCAACCTCACCACCATCAAGCAGCTGATCACAGCCGCCGGCACCTTTGATCCGGAGAAGGTGGACTACCGTGTTATGTCCTACGCGCAGGCCGCTGAGGCGCTGGGCGACGGCAACGCCGACGTGATCATTCTGACCGCATATCCCTACAACGGTACGTTGGACTCCGTGGCCTCCACCAAGGGCGTGCGGTTCCTGACCGTCAGCGATGAGACCCGTGCCAAGCACGACGAGCTCTATCCCGCCAACACCATGATGGCGGTGCCCGCCGATACCTACAAGGGACAGACTGAGGAGCGCTGGGCGCCCACCATCTATACAGTCCTCTACGCCAACAAGAACCTGTCTGAGGATATCGTGTACGAGATGACCAAGACCCTGATCGAAAATGTGGACGAGATCGCTCTGACCCACCCCTCCGGCGCGGGTATTACCCTGGAGACCACCCAGCGCTATCTGGACGGCGGCATCATGAAGCTTGACCGGATGCATCCCGGCGCCGTGAAGTATTTTGCAGAAAACGGAGTGGAGTAA
- a CDS encoding TRAP transporter permease codes for MVAVIWCIFQLYIGFFGVLAPMEQRPVHVAFALILTYLTKPISKKLDPEKLYIDQIVAVLLSVVFAVYMYTHAMELSLNIGMYTQFEVILAAIVLILVIEACRRLTGVGLIAIGIVFLIYAYVGPYMPNAIRHPGASLTKIFTFSALTTESIFGTCIDCCVTFIFLFVLYAKLLEKTGGGQVFIDVACSLVGHVRGGPAKVAVVASGLFGSISGSAVANVVGTGTFTIPLMKKIGYKAEFAGAVEAVASSGGQFMPPIMGASAFLIAEIVGIPYWTVAACAAVPAILYYLAVFFVVDFEAGKTGLTGMNKAELPRTRDVLKKGWPSLVSPVVLIVLLAGLQWSPAKAAVWSIAVAFVICMIHKDTRMNLHQIIDTLREGAVGALETTVACAAVGIVVGSITLTGLALKLSSLLITASGGNLVILMVLTMIACVIMGMGLPTVACYVVLASMVAPALIKMDVVPIAAHLFIFYFGIISAITPPVALASMVGAGIAKADFVKTSLNALKLGLAAFILPFMFVMNPALILQGNVLEVLQCIFTAIIGILSMSITLQGFFLEKTPIWQRVIFGVAAITLIIPETITDIIGLAIFIVAVLLQVATRKKKKAALA; via the coding sequence GTGGTTGCTGTTATTTGGTGTATCTTCCAATTATATATCGGATTTTTCGGCGTGCTGGCACCGATGGAGCAGCGCCCGGTTCACGTGGCCTTCGCGCTGATCCTCACATATCTGACCAAGCCCATCAGCAAAAAGCTGGACCCAGAAAAGCTGTACATCGACCAGATCGTTGCCGTGCTCCTCTCCGTCGTCTTTGCGGTGTATATGTATACCCACGCCATGGAGTTGAGCCTGAACATCGGCATGTACACCCAGTTTGAGGTCATTCTGGCCGCCATCGTGCTGATCCTGGTCATCGAAGCCTGCCGCCGTCTCACCGGCGTGGGACTGATCGCCATCGGCATTGTCTTCCTGATCTATGCCTATGTGGGCCCCTATATGCCCAACGCCATCCGCCACCCCGGGGCCAGCCTCACCAAGATATTTACCTTCTCCGCCCTCACCACAGAATCCATCTTCGGCACCTGCATCGACTGCTGCGTGACCTTTATCTTCCTCTTTGTGCTCTACGCCAAGCTGCTGGAGAAGACAGGGGGCGGACAGGTCTTCATCGATGTGGCCTGCTCCCTGGTGGGCCATGTGCGCGGCGGTCCGGCCAAGGTGGCCGTCGTGGCCAGCGGACTGTTCGGCTCCATCTCCGGCAGCGCCGTGGCAAACGTTGTGGGCACAGGCACCTTCACCATTCCCCTGATGAAAAAGATCGGATACAAAGCAGAATTTGCCGGGGCGGTCGAGGCTGTGGCCTCGTCAGGCGGACAGTTCATGCCCCCCATCATGGGCGCCTCAGCTTTCCTGATCGCCGAGATCGTGGGCATTCCCTACTGGACGGTCGCCGCCTGCGCCGCTGTTCCTGCGATCCTCTATTATCTGGCTGTCTTCTTTGTGGTGGATTTTGAGGCGGGCAAGACCGGGCTCACTGGAATGAATAAGGCCGAGCTGCCCCGGACCCGGGACGTGCTGAAAAAGGGCTGGCCCTCTCTGGTCTCCCCTGTGGTCCTCATCGTCCTGCTGGCTGGCCTCCAGTGGTCCCCCGCCAAGGCCGCTGTATGGTCCATTGCGGTAGCCTTTGTGATCTGTATGATCCACAAGGATACCCGCATGAACCTTCATCAGATTATCGACACTTTACGCGAGGGCGCCGTTGGCGCGCTGGAGACCACCGTGGCCTGCGCCGCCGTGGGCATCGTTGTGGGGTCCATTACCCTCACCGGCCTGGCCCTCAAGCTCTCCTCCCTACTCATCACCGCATCCGGCGGCAACCTGGTGATCCTGATGGTGCTGACGATGATCGCCTGCGTCATCATGGGCATGGGCCTGCCCACCGTGGCCTGCTACGTGGTGCTGGCCAGTATGGTCGCCCCCGCCCTCATCAAGATGGACGTGGTTCCCATCGCCGCCCACCTGTTCATCTTCTACTTTGGGATCATCTCCGCCATCACCCCGCCTGTGGCCCTGGCCTCCATGGTGGGCGCCGGTATTGCAAAGGCGGATTTCGTAAAAACAAGCTTGAATGCTCTTAAGCTGGGTCTCGCGGCATTTATCCTGCCGTTCATGTTCGTCATGAACCCGGCGCTGATCCTGCAGGGCAATGTGCTGGAGGTCCTGCAGTGTATCTTCACCGCCATCATTGGTATCCTCAGCATGAGCATTACACTGCAGGGCTTTTTCCTGGAAAAAACACCAATTTGGCAGCGGGTCATCTTCGGCGTGGCGGCCATCACGCTGATCATTCCGGAGACCATCACCGATATCATCGGTCTGGCAATTTTTATTGTAGCCGTGCTGCTGCAGGTGGCCACCCGGAAGAAGAAAAAGGCCGCCCTGGCCTGA
- a CDS encoding sigma-54 interaction domain-containing protein, which yields MEASSTISKFFNADTARWFDLLIEGIVILDEKQRFVYANQAYRNHVHMDDETYAKYQGKDWIAVRRAIRAQSDSISNKVFSTGRPIYNYHQRLNDGTESYSDVVPYWDRGEIVGAIIVVRDILSLRDLIQTVQEKEKYISQLNERVKGFYKTRYTFEDIIGQDYPYIKLAKKAAQTDNSVFLIGESGTGKEVVAQSIHRDSYRGGQSFVDINCASLPETLLDSELFGYVPGAFTGASKNGKIGLFELANGGTLFLDEITEMPLPLQSKLLRVLQERQIRRLGDTKNIKVDVRVIAATNQDMEKALAENRFRQDLFYRLAVIAIQLPPLRERKKDFDHYVSYFLQPLERQYKKRFRFSKEADQLMHSYKWPGNIRELQNVLEYCCMVATSDQITPACLPYYMRQEMHVAKEREERFSARPNETLEETMRRVEQETICEMLEHYGTSTVAKKNIARALGISVATLYNKMKKLNISGA from the coding sequence ATGGAAGCAAGCAGCACGATTTCAAAGTTTTTTAACGCGGATACCGCGCGCTGGTTTGACCTGCTCATTGAAGGCATTGTGATCCTGGATGAGAAGCAGCGATTTGTCTACGCCAATCAGGCTTACCGCAACCACGTCCACATGGATGACGAGACATACGCGAAGTATCAGGGCAAGGATTGGATCGCGGTCCGGCGCGCAATACGGGCGCAGTCGGACTCCATTTCCAACAAAGTGTTCAGCACGGGCAGGCCGATCTATAATTACCACCAGCGGCTGAACGACGGCACGGAGTCCTATTCGGATGTGGTGCCCTATTGGGACAGGGGAGAGATTGTGGGGGCCATCATCGTGGTCCGCGACATCCTGTCCCTGCGGGATCTGATCCAGACGGTACAGGAGAAGGAGAAGTACATCTCGCAACTGAACGAACGCGTCAAGGGCTTCTACAAGACGCGGTATACCTTTGAAGATATCATCGGACAGGATTATCCCTATATCAAGCTGGCGAAAAAGGCGGCGCAGACGGACAACTCCGTATTCTTGATCGGAGAGAGCGGCACGGGGAAAGAGGTCGTCGCCCAATCCATCCATCGGGACAGTTATCGGGGCGGCCAGTCTTTTGTGGACATCAACTGCGCCTCTCTCCCTGAGACGCTCCTGGACAGTGAGCTGTTCGGCTATGTGCCGGGAGCATTTACAGGGGCCAGCAAGAACGGAAAGATCGGGCTTTTCGAACTGGCCAACGGTGGGACGCTGTTTCTGGACGAGATCACGGAAATGCCCCTCCCCCTCCAGAGCAAGCTGCTGCGCGTCCTGCAGGAGCGGCAGATCCGGCGCTTGGGGGATACGAAAAATATCAAAGTGGACGTCCGGGTGATCGCCGCCACGAACCAGGATATGGAGAAGGCCCTCGCGGAGAACCGGTTCCGGCAGGATCTGTTTTATCGGCTTGCGGTCATTGCGATCCAACTGCCCCCGCTCCGGGAGAGAAAGAAGGATTTTGACCACTATGTGAGCTATTTTCTCCAGCCCCTGGAACGGCAGTACAAAAAGCGTTTCCGCTTCTCCAAGGAGGCGGACCAGCTGATGCACAGCTATAAGTGGCCGGGCAATATCCGGGAGCTTCAGAATGTGTTGGAGTACTGCTGCATGGTGGCTACCTCGGACCAGATCACACCGGCCTGCCTGCCCTACTACATGCGTCAGGAGATGCACGTGGCAAAGGAGCGGGAGGAGCGGTTTTCGGCACGGCCCAACGAGACGCTGGAGGAGACCATGCGAAGGGTGGAGCAGGAGACCATCTGCGAGATGCTGGAACACTATGGGACCAGCACGGTCGCAAAGAAAAATATTGCCAGGGCGCTGGGGATATCCGTCGCCACGCTCTATAACAAAATGAAGAAATTAAACATCTCCGGGGCATAA
- a CDS encoding LysR family transcriptional regulator, producing the protein MKLLQLYYFKALAEREHLTATAAELYISPPSLSAAISRLETDLGVPLFDRVGRNIRLNDKGRQFYDHVKLALDELDKGFDELQSTAAWNRNLSLRVATSTHIIWEKPFADYICKHPHVAFSHRSLSLDQLLDSAETSPYDFIITHFTDLPSAEYDSRVLIPDDCPGLIVWQHHPFASLDRISLAQAKDEPFVALSKGFSMRKYFDLLCKKAGFQPKIVAEADYSLRARLVKNEYGIALSTRTGAESIYLSGLKFIPLSEPVDTRVQTLFWRKDRKLSPQAEVFRDFLTEYFASPAAEALNPSI; encoded by the coding sequence ATGAAGCTGCTTCAGCTCTACTATTTCAAGGCGCTGGCAGAGCGTGAGCATCTCACGGCCACCGCGGCAGAGCTCTACATCTCCCCTCCCTCTCTCAGCGCCGCCATCAGCCGCCTGGAGACGGATCTGGGCGTCCCTCTCTTTGACCGGGTGGGACGGAACATCCGTCTCAACGACAAGGGGCGGCAGTTCTACGACCATGTCAAACTGGCCCTGGATGAGCTGGACAAGGGATTTGACGAGCTGCAGAGCACCGCCGCCTGGAACCGCAACCTGTCCCTTCGGGTGGCCACCTCCACCCATATCATCTGGGAGAAACCCTTCGCCGATTACATCTGCAAGCACCCCCATGTGGCGTTCAGCCACCGCTCCCTCTCCCTGGATCAGCTGCTCGACAGCGCGGAGACCAGCCCCTATGATTTTATCATCACCCACTTTACCGACCTGCCCTCTGCGGAGTATGACTCCCGCGTGCTGATCCCGGACGACTGCCCCGGCCTGATCGTCTGGCAGCATCACCCCTTCGCCTCGCTGGACAGGATCTCTCTCGCTCAGGCCAAGGACGAGCCCTTTGTCGCCCTCTCCAAAGGTTTTTCCATGCGAAAATACTTCGATCTTCTGTGCAAAAAGGCCGGATTCCAGCCCAAAATCGTGGCCGAGGCCGACTATTCCCTCCGGGCCAGGTTGGTGAAGAATGAATACGGAATTGCCCTGTCCACCCGCACCGGAGCCGAGTCCATCTACCTGTCGGGCCTGAAATTCATCCCCCTGTCCGAGCCAGTGGACACCCGCGTACAGACCCTTTTCTGGCGCAAGGACCGAAAGCTTTCCCCCCAGGCGGAGGTGTTCCGGGACTTCCTCACCGAGTATTTCGCCTCCCCCGCCGCCGAGGCGCTCAACCCATCCATCTGA
- a CDS encoding thiolase family protein gives MKEVVIVSAVRTPIGSIGGTLKNTLPEKLLATAYEGAIEKAGISKDMFDEVIAGQAKQTTDAPNIARVSSLMLQIPEATPAYTVHRQCASGMQAMLSSMQQIQCDYSDIMLCGGVESMSTAPFYVRNVRFGVGNGNQALVDPNTESQPKSQPADIYGTFTMIQTADNVAKQFGVTREDCDQFALESQHRAVAAIDSGRFKDEIVPVVIPQRKKDPIVFDTDEYPKRDTNLEKMAKLKPIFADGVTTAGNASGRNDGASALVLMSADKAKELGLKPIARIIAGAAAGVDPRIMGMGPVAATRKLMKALEPKGLKLEDFGLVEINEAFAAQSVACVRELGLNPEIVNVNGGAIALGHPLGCSGARISTTLVHEMQKRDVQFGLASICIAGGLGMAMAFEKL, from the coding sequence ATGAAAGAAGTAGTCATCGTATCCGCAGTCCGTACTCCCATCGGCTCCATCGGCGGCACGCTGAAGAACACCCTGCCGGAGAAGCTGCTGGCCACTGCCTATGAGGGCGCCATCGAGAAGGCCGGCATCAGCAAGGACATGTTCGATGAGGTCATTGCCGGTCAGGCCAAGCAGACCACCGATGCCCCCAACATCGCCCGTGTCTCCTCCCTGATGCTCCAGATCCCCGAGGCCACTCCCGCCTACACCGTCCATCGTCAGTGCGCCTCCGGCATGCAGGCCATGCTCTCCAGCATGCAGCAGATTCAGTGCGATTACTCCGACATCATGCTCTGCGGCGGCGTCGAGAGCATGAGCACCGCCCCCTTCTATGTCCGCAACGTGCGCTTCGGCGTGGGCAACGGCAATCAGGCCCTGGTGGACCCCAACACCGAAAGCCAGCCCAAGAGCCAGCCCGCCGATATCTACGGCACCTTCACCATGATCCAGACCGCCGACAACGTCGCCAAGCAGTTCGGCGTCACTCGTGAGGACTGCGATCAGTTCGCTCTGGAGAGCCAGCACCGCGCCGTGGCCGCCATTGACTCCGGCCGTTTCAAGGATGAGATCGTCCCCGTGGTGATCCCCCAGCGCAAGAAAGACCCCATCGTGTTCGACACCGACGAGTATCCCAAGCGGGACACCAATCTGGAGAAGATGGCGAAGCTCAAACCCATCTTCGCCGACGGCGTGACCACTGCCGGCAACGCTTCCGGCCGCAACGACGGCGCCTCCGCCCTGGTGCTGATGTCCGCCGACAAGGCCAAGGAGCTGGGCCTCAAGCCCATCGCCCGCATCATCGCCGGCGCAGCCGCCGGTGTGGACCCCCGCATCATGGGCATGGGCCCCGTGGCCGCGACCCGCAAGCTGATGAAGGCTCTGGAGCCCAAGGGGCTGAAACTGGAGGACTTCGGCCTGGTGGAGATCAACGAGGCCTTTGCCGCCCAGTCTGTGGCCTGCGTCCGCGAGCTGGGCCTCAACCCCGAGATCGTCAACGTCAACGGCGGCGCCATCGCCTTGGGCCATCCCCTCGGCTGCTCCGGCGCCCGCATTTCCACCACCCTGGTCCACGAGATGCAGAAGCGGGACGTCCAGTTCGGCCTCGCCTCCATCTGCATCGCCGGCGGCCTGGGCATGGCCATGGCCTTCGAGAAACTCTAA
- a CDS encoding OadG family protein: MRDAVILAVLGMGTVLILLFVINLMIVAIGKLFGPKETKKIENPKQGGAVSSPAAAAPVTPAASSKDEAIVAVLAAAVAAYLNTSPDRVRLVVRPIQTSAAWAQAGRLEQN; this comes from the coding sequence ATGCGTGACGCCGTCATCCTGGCCGTTCTCGGCATGGGCACTGTTCTGATTCTGCTGTTCGTCATCAATTTGATGATTGTGGCGATTGGCAAGCTCTTTGGCCCGAAGGAGACTAAAAAAATTGAAAACCCTAAGCAGGGCGGCGCGGTTTCTTCCCCCGCTGCCGCCGCGCCGGTCACTCCCGCGGCCTCTTCCAAGGATGAGGCTATCGTAGCCGTGCTGGCCGCGGCGGTGGCCGCCTACCTGAACACCTCCCCCGACCGGGTCCGCCTGGTGGTCCGCCCCATCCAAACTTCCGCGGCTTGGGCCCAGGCCGGACGGCTGGAACAGAATTGA
- a CDS encoding sodium ion-translocating decarboxylase subunit beta: protein MGEAILNFLATSGLASITWQQAVMLLVSFVLMYLAIVKQYEPLLLLPIAFGMFLANMPLGGIADDPSETVRLLSPEFLAPYLQQLGLDLSDKLSSSEMLSLTNILLNTSDSTGAALLAAGEHLVQNIAEDGSVVMEAVKSNYGGVVYYLRLGVKLGIYPPLIFLGVGAMTDFGPLLANPKSILLGGAAQLGIFGAFFLAILLGFTPQEAGSIGIIGGADGPTALFTTARLAEHLLGPIAVAAYSYMALVPVIQPPIMKALTTKKERQIVMKQLRPVSKTEKIIFPIAVTTLVGLVVPSTVPLLGMLMLGNLMKECGVVDRISKTAQNELMNIVTIFLGVSVGSTATAEAFLNIKTIGILVLGVLAFSLGTAGGVLMAKLMNKLMGGNAINPLIGSAGVSAVPMAARVSQVVGQKENPSNFLLMHAMGPNVAGVIGSAIAAGILLSYL, encoded by the coding sequence ATGGGAGAAGCAATTCTCAATTTTCTGGCGACCAGCGGCCTGGCCTCCATCACCTGGCAGCAGGCTGTCATGCTGTTGGTCTCCTTCGTCCTGATGTACCTAGCTATTGTAAAGCAATACGAGCCTCTGCTGCTGCTGCCCATCGCCTTTGGCATGTTCCTGGCCAATATGCCTCTGGGCGGCATCGCGGACGACCCCAGCGAGACCGTCCGCCTTCTCTCTCCTGAATTCCTGGCCCCCTATCTCCAGCAGTTGGGCCTGGACCTGAGCGACAAGCTCAGCTCCTCAGAGATGCTGTCGCTGACCAACATTCTGCTCAACACCTCCGACTCCACCGGCGCGGCTCTGCTGGCTGCCGGTGAGCATCTGGTACAGAACATCGCCGAGGACGGCTCCGTCGTCATGGAAGCCGTGAAGAGCAACTACGGCGGCGTGGTCTACTACCTCCGTCTGGGCGTGAAGCTGGGCATCTATCCGCCCCTCATCTTCCTGGGCGTGGGCGCCATGACCGACTTCGGCCCCCTGTTGGCCAATCCCAAGAGCATCCTGCTGGGCGGCGCGGCCCAGTTGGGCATCTTCGGCGCCTTCTTCCTGGCCATTCTGCTGGGCTTCACCCCCCAGGAGGCCGGCTCCATCGGTATCATCGGCGGCGCCGACGGTCCTACCGCCCTCTTCACCACGGCCCGCCTGGCCGAGCACCTGCTGGGCCCCATCGCCGTGGCCGCCTACTCCTACATGGCGCTGGTCCCCGTCATCCAGCCGCCCATCATGAAGGCCCTCACCACGAAGAAAGAGCGCCAGATCGTGATGAAGCAGCTCCGCCCGGTCTCCAAGACCGAGAAAATCATCTTCCCCATCGCCGTCACCACGCTGGTGGGCCTTGTGGTTCCCTCCACCGTGCCCCTGCTGGGTATGCTCATGCTGGGCAACCTGATGAAGGAATGCGGCGTGGTGGACCGCATCAGCAAGACTGCCCAGAATGAGCTGATGAATATCGTCACCATTTTCCTGGGCGTCTCCGTGGGCTCCACCGCCACGGCCGAGGCCTTCCTCAACATCAAGACCATCGGTATCCTGGTGCTGGGCGTACTGGCCTTCAGCCTGGGTACCGCAGGCGGCGTGCTCATGGCCAAGCTGATGAACAAGCTCATGGGCGGCAATGCCATCAACCCCCTCATCGGCTCCGCCGGCGTGTCCGCCGTCCCCATGGCGGCCCGTGTGTCCCAGGTGGTGGGCCAGAAGGAGAACCCCTCCAACTTCCTGCTCATGCACGCCATGGGCCCCAACGTGGCCGGTGTCATCGGCTCCGCCATTGCGGCCGGCATCCTCCTCTCTTACCTCTAA
- a CDS encoding biotin/lipoyl-containing protein, giving the protein MKHFRIAVNGTSYDVEVTELDGAVSAAAAPVSTPAAPAPAPAAAPAAPAPAPKAAAPAGDGTQVTAPMNGTIARVNCKVGDTVKADAAVIILEAMKMENEIYAGVDGTVKAVQVNTGDAVQPGDVLVVIG; this is encoded by the coding sequence ATGAAACATTTCCGTATCGCCGTAAACGGCACTTCCTATGATGTCGAGGTCACCGAGCTGGACGGCGCCGTCAGCGCCGCCGCGGCCCCTGTCTCTACCCCCGCCGCTCCTGCCCCTGCGCCCGCTGCGGCTCCCGCCGCTCCTGCCCCTGCGCCCAAGGCTGCCGCCCCCGCTGGTGACGGCACCCAGGTCACCGCCCCCATGAACGGCACCATCGCCCGCGTCAACTGCAAGGTGGGCGACACGGTGAAGGCCGATGCCGCCGTTATTATTTTGGAGGCTATGAAGATGGAGAATGAGATCTACGCCGGCGTAGACGGCACCGTGAAGGCGGTCCAGGTCAACACCGGCGACGCCGTGCAGCCTGGCGATGTGCTCGTCGTGATCGGCTAA
- the mmdA gene encoding methylmalonyl-CoA decarboxylase subunit alpha, translating to MDRIEDLRKRREKIEAGGGPKRVEKQHASGKMTARERITALLDPNSFVELDAFVEHRCTNFGMESMEAPGEGVVTGYGTIDNRLVYVYAQDFTVVGGSLGEMHAKKIWKVLDLAMEMGAPVIGLNDSGGARIQEAVDALAGYGGIFYRNTRASGVVPQISAIMGPCAGGAVYSPALTDFIFMVDKTSNMFITGPQVIKTVTGENVTAEKLGGAMTHNTTSGVAHFVYPTEAETLAAIRKLVGYLPLNNMETAPVVETSDSVNRICDALNSVMPESSNTPYDMKQVILSVVDDADFFEVQPYYAQNMITGFARIGGRSVGVLANQPKAMAGCLDINASDKAGRFISICDSFNIPLLTFVDVPGFLPGTSQEYGGIIRHGAKMLYAYSEATVPKITVVTRKAYGGSYLAMCSKDLGADMVFAWPTAEIAVMGPDGAANIIFKKEIDSAADPAAARKEKLDAYRAEFATPYQAAKRGYVDDVIEPCETRQKVAAALNMLASKRVSNPHKKHGNFPV from the coding sequence ATGGATAGAATCGAAGATCTCCGCAAGAGACGCGAAAAGATCGAAGCTGGCGGCGGCCCCAAGCGGGTGGAGAAGCAGCACGCTTCCGGTAAGATGACCGCCCGGGAGCGCATCACTGCGCTGCTGGACCCCAACAGCTTTGTGGAGTTGGATGCTTTCGTGGAGCACCGCTGCACCAACTTCGGCATGGAGAGCATGGAGGCCCCCGGCGAGGGCGTGGTCACCGGCTACGGTACCATTGACAACCGCCTTGTGTATGTCTATGCCCAGGACTTCACTGTTGTGGGCGGCTCTCTGGGCGAGATGCATGCCAAGAAGATCTGGAAGGTGCTGGACCTGGCCATGGAGATGGGCGCACCCGTCATCGGCCTCAACGACTCCGGCGGCGCCCGCATCCAGGAGGCTGTGGACGCGCTGGCCGGCTACGGCGGCATCTTCTACCGCAATACCAGGGCCTCCGGCGTGGTGCCCCAGATCTCCGCCATCATGGGCCCCTGCGCCGGCGGCGCGGTCTACTCCCCCGCCCTCACCGACTTCATCTTCATGGTGGATAAGACCTCCAACATGTTCATCACCGGTCCCCAGGTCATCAAAACCGTCACCGGCGAGAACGTCACCGCAGAGAAGCTGGGCGGCGCCATGACCCACAACACCACCTCCGGTGTGGCCCACTTTGTCTACCCCACCGAGGCCGAGACCCTGGCCGCCATCCGCAAGCTGGTGGGCTATCTGCCCCTGAACAATATGGAGACCGCTCCCGTGGTGGAGACCTCCGACTCCGTCAACCGTATCTGCGACGCGCTCAACAGCGTGATGCCGGAGAGCTCCAACACTCCCTATGATATGAAACAGGTCATCCTCAGCGTGGTGGACGACGCCGATTTCTTCGAGGTCCAGCCCTACTACGCGCAGAACATGATCACCGGCTTTGCCCGAATCGGCGGCCGCAGCGTGGGCGTGCTGGCCAACCAGCCCAAGGCCATGGCCGGATGCCTGGACATCAACGCCTCCGATAAGGCAGGCCGCTTCATCTCCATCTGCGACAGCTTCAACATCCCCCTGTTGACCTTTGTGGATGTGCCCGGCTTCCTGCCCGGCACCAGCCAGGAGTACGGCGGCATCATCCGCCACGGCGCCAAGATGCTCTATGCCTACTCCGAAGCCACCGTGCCCAAGATCACCGTGGTCACCCGGAAGGCCTACGGAGGGTCCTATCTGGCCATGTGCTCCAAGGATCTGGGCGCCGATATGGTCTTTGCCTGGCCCACCGCCGAGATCGCGGTCATGGGCCCCGACGGCGCCGCCAACATCATCTTCAAAAAGGAGATCGACTCCGCCGCCGATCCCGCCGCCGCCCGCAAGGAGAAGCTGGACGCCTACCGCGCCGAGTTCGCCACCCCATATCAGGCAGCCAAACGCGGCTATGTGGACGACGTGATCGAGCCCTGCGAGACCCGCCAGAAGGTGGCCGCCGCCCTCAATATGCTCGCGTCCAAGCGTGTTTCCAACCCGCACAAAAAGCACGGGAACTTCCCCGTCTGA